In Phormidium yuhuli AB48, one genomic interval encodes:
- a CDS encoding NifU family protein, translated as METLALTRENVEKVLDELRPYLMADGGNVELMDIEGPIVQLRLQGACGSCPSSAMTLKMGIERRLREYIPEIAEVEQVM; from the coding sequence ATGGAAACTCTGGCACTGACGAGAGAGAACGTCGAAAAAGTTTTAGATGAACTGCGTCCCTACCTGATGGCAGATGGGGGCAATGTCGAACTGATGGATATTGAAGGTCCGATTGTACAATTGCGCCTGCAAGGGGCTTGTGGCTCTTGTCCAAGTTCTGCCATGACCCTGAAAATGGGCATCGAACGTCGCTTACGGGAGTATATTCCTGAAATTGCCGAAGTTGAACAGGTCATGTAG
- a CDS encoding sodium/glutamate symporter: MPLFLATSPGFQLSDAFFAFVLAAILLLLGRLIRQKLRILRQLYIPSSIVAGVLALLLGPQVLGQVMGPESPLAEGVFSANIRQVWQQSPGVFINVVFATLFLGEILPAPRDIWRKASPQVAFGQTLAWGQYVVGLLLGLLVLTPVFGLSPIAGTLIEIGFEGGHGTAAGMADTLTELGFPEGGDLALGLATIGIVSGIVSGILLANWGRRKGLIRSARLEPDTGTEVYGVTPEHPDLVAARERLTSDLLVDPISLNLGFVGLSVAAGWLMLEGLKAFEQLTWGGEGGLTVLGYIPLFPMALLGGILVQLLLRRLRLEALVMRSLMERIGGVALDITIITALASISLTALGENLIPFALLALLGIAWNVLAFMYLAPRMLPDFWFERGIGDVGQSMGVTATGILLLRMVDPENRSGGFESFAYKQLFFEPIVGGGLFTAAAPVLVVQLGAVGTLLLTGVLLLFWLAFGLLVTGRRRRRSLSEG; encoded by the coding sequence ATGCCCTTATTTCTTGCCACCAGTCCGGGCTTTCAATTGAGTGATGCCTTCTTTGCCTTTGTCCTGGCAGCAATTTTGCTGTTGCTGGGGCGCTTGATTCGCCAGAAGTTACGGATTTTGCGTCAACTGTATATTCCCAGTTCCATTGTGGCCGGTGTTTTAGCGCTGCTGCTGGGGCCACAGGTGTTAGGACAGGTGATGGGACCCGAGTCTCCGTTGGCGGAGGGGGTCTTTAGTGCCAATATCCGCCAAGTTTGGCAGCAATCGCCGGGGGTGTTTATTAATGTGGTCTTTGCGACCCTGTTTTTAGGGGAAATTCTACCGGCCCCCCGGGATATTTGGCGCAAGGCTTCGCCTCAGGTGGCCTTTGGTCAGACCTTGGCCTGGGGACAGTATGTGGTGGGACTGTTGCTGGGATTGTTGGTGTTAACGCCAGTGTTTGGCTTGTCGCCGATTGCGGGAACTTTGATTGAGATTGGTTTTGAGGGGGGCCATGGAACGGCGGCGGGGATGGCGGACACCCTGACGGAGTTGGGATTCCCGGAAGGGGGTGATTTGGCTCTGGGGTTGGCGACGATTGGCATTGTCTCGGGGATTGTCTCGGGGATTCTCTTGGCCAACTGGGGACGACGCAAGGGCTTGATTCGCTCGGCGCGGCTGGAACCGGATACGGGAACGGAGGTATATGGGGTGACGCCGGAACATCCTGATCTGGTGGCGGCTCGGGAGCGGTTAACGTCGGATTTGTTGGTGGACCCGATTTCCTTGAATTTGGGCTTTGTGGGTTTGTCCGTGGCTGCCGGTTGGTTGATGTTGGAGGGGTTGAAAGCGTTTGAGCAGCTAACTTGGGGGGGAGAGGGTGGCTTGACGGTGTTGGGCTATATCCCTTTGTTTCCGATGGCGTTGCTGGGGGGAATTTTGGTGCAGTTGCTGTTGCGGCGTTTGCGTCTGGAGGCTCTGGTGATGCGATCGCTCATGGAGCGTATCGGTGGGGTGGCTTTGGATATTACGATTATTACGGCCCTGGCCTCGATTTCCTTGACGGCGTTGGGGGAGAACTTAATTCCCTTTGCCCTGTTGGCCCTGTTGGGGATTGCTTGGAATGTTCTGGCGTTTATGTATTTGGCCCCGAGGATGTTACCGGATTTTTGGTTTGAACGGGGAATTGGCGATGTGGGCCAGTCCATGGGGGTGACGGCGACGGGGATTCTCCTGTTGCGTATGGTGGACCCTGAGAATCGTTCGGGGGGGTTTGAGAGTTTTGCCTATAAGCAACTGTTTTTTGAGCCGATTGTGGGTGGGGGCTTGTTTACAGCGGCGGCCCCGGTGTTGGTGGTGCAGTTGGGGGCCGTGGGGACGTTGCTGCTGACGGGGGTCTTATTGCTGTTTTGGCTGGCCTTTGGACTGCTGGTGACGGGACGGCGTCGTCGGCGATCGCTCTCAGAGGGATAG
- a CDS encoding Uma2 family endonuclease yields the protein MVAIPAGFSPEEYLRLEEQALTRHEFRCGLVYAMAGGSANHNRITINLLTAFNLHFTDDRCQFFSGDVKLNYAERFYYYPDAFVTCDPRDREDSYIKRYPTLIAEVMSPSTSEFDRGSKFEDYRCLASLEEYVLISQEVQRVEVFSRGVEGWSSRMSALGEQVRFDSLGLEVAMGDLYRGTDVLA from the coding sequence ATGGTTGCCATTCCTGCCGGTTTTAGTCCAGAGGAGTATTTACGGCTTGAGGAGCAGGCGTTAACCCGCCATGAGTTTCGCTGTGGGTTAGTGTACGCGATGGCGGGCGGGAGTGCGAATCATAATCGAATTACCATTAATCTATTGACGGCGTTTAATCTCCATTTCACAGACGATCGCTGTCAGTTTTTTTCAGGGGATGTGAAGCTTAATTATGCAGAGCGGTTTTATTATTATCCCGATGCCTTTGTGACCTGCGATCCACGCGATCGGGAGGATTCGTATATCAAGCGTTATCCGACGTTAATTGCCGAGGTGATGTCACCATCTACGTCGGAGTTTGATCGAGGCAGTAAATTTGAGGATTATCGCTGTTTGGCATCGTTGGAAGAGTATGTGTTGATTTCCCAGGAGGTGCAGCGAGTGGAGGTATTTAGCCGGGGTGTTGAGGGGTGGAGTTCGCGGATGTCTGCCCTGGGGGAACAGGTGCGGTTTGACAGTCTTGGCTTAGAGGTGGCGATGGGGGATTTGTATCGGGGAACGGATGTTTTGGCATAG
- a CDS encoding methyl-accepting chemotaxis protein → MIFAVTSIFSEKSRGLRWKAAAIAMILGTIPVIVVGAIAYSTTNQSWRQQIFRDKQAYGGQVAEKVNRFMNERHGDFFSISRLPIFTNPEIAGVTTAQDKQNFLNTIIEAYQIYDSIALFDTQGRLMIRSSGSSTSTQLDADSIEAILSRNRPLMSPPRVSAITGELSIYISAPILNLETNQPIGIVQARFPVVVFQNLIISNETDHEYILDGQGRIFLSSQDDLIDLTRFQNVPLVQEAQQTQQRQIGFVQNRNQDRYLIAVSPIFGSDDVFPLNWLVVVETSAENAFATSNSLLRTIGLGTLGTAIIVTILAVGVSLLITEPLIQRISDVIRTVVSASSEMAATVEQQERSVSQQAASISESTAMMEELSRSAQRSAEQAETAQDQAQHVLQLAKDGEVVVDRTLERTHQLQDRFGSLAQQMDNLNEQIRRIGTISSLVSDLANQTNMLALNASVEAVRAGDAGRGFAVVASEIRKLADQSRHSAEKIDGLVEMVQSAINSTSSLAQDSTMAVSDTTGFAHETAEKFMGVKDAIQKIAVSSQQIAANAQQQARAIEQLTEAMTALDHGANETASSISQTRAGSQHLNDAAVSLQKMV, encoded by the coding sequence ATGATATTTGCAGTAACGAGTATCTTTTCTGAAAAAAGTCGGGGTTTGCGCTGGAAGGCGGCAGCGATCGCCATGATTTTAGGAACTATTCCAGTGATTGTGGTAGGAGCTATTGCCTATAGCACCACCAATCAATCCTGGCGGCAACAAATTTTTAGGGATAAACAAGCCTATGGAGGGCAGGTAGCCGAAAAAGTGAATCGGTTTATGAATGAACGCCATGGCGATTTTTTTTCAATTTCACGCCTACCGATTTTTACCAATCCTGAAATTGCTGGTGTCACCACCGCTCAAGATAAACAAAACTTTCTTAATACCATTATTGAAGCCTACCAAATCTACGATAGTATCGCTCTATTTGACACCCAGGGTCGCCTCATGATTCGCTCTAGTGGCAGTAGCACCAGTACTCAACTGGATGCAGACAGTATTGAGGCTATTCTGAGTCGTAACCGTCCTTTAATGAGCCCTCCTCGGGTCTCAGCGATTACTGGGGAGTTATCGATTTATATCTCAGCCCCCATTCTTAACCTTGAGACCAATCAGCCGATAGGAATTGTTCAAGCCCGATTCCCCGTGGTTGTATTTCAGAACCTCATTATCAGCAATGAGACCGATCATGAGTATATTTTAGATGGCCAAGGGCGAATTTTTCTTAGTAGTCAAGATGATTTAATAGACCTAACACGTTTTCAAAATGTTCCTCTGGTTCAAGAAGCACAACAAACCCAGCAGCGACAAATTGGTTTTGTTCAAAATCGCAATCAAGACCGATATCTCATTGCCGTTTCTCCGATTTTTGGCAGCGACGATGTCTTTCCCTTAAACTGGCTAGTCGTCGTCGAAACCAGTGCCGAAAATGCTTTTGCTACGTCCAATAGTTTGCTAAGGACAATTGGTTTAGGAACCCTGGGAACGGCCATCATCGTTACAATTCTTGCCGTTGGGGTCAGCCTCTTGATTACAGAACCCCTGATTCAACGCATTAGTGATGTGATCAGGACCGTCGTTAGCGCCTCCTCAGAAATGGCCGCAACCGTCGAACAACAAGAACGCAGTGTATCCCAGCAGGCGGCCTCGATTAGTGAATCCACCGCCATGATGGAAGAACTCAGCCGCTCCGCGCAACGGTCAGCCGAACAGGCAGAGACGGCCCAAGACCAAGCACAGCACGTGCTACAACTGGCGAAAGACGGGGAAGTCGTTGTTGACCGTACCCTTGAGCGCACCCATCAACTCCAAGACCGCTTCGGCAGTTTGGCCCAGCAAATGGACAATCTCAATGAGCAGATTCGTCGCATTGGGACCATCTCCTCCTTAGTGAGCGATTTAGCCAATCAAACCAATATGCTAGCCCTGAACGCCTCAGTGGAAGCCGTCCGCGCCGGGGATGCTGGACGAGGCTTTGCGGTGGTGGCGTCGGAAATTCGTAAGTTGGCCGACCAAAGCCGTCACTCGGCCGAGAAAATCGATGGCCTGGTGGAGATGGTTCAGTCGGCTATTAACAGCACCAGTAGCTTGGCGCAGGATAGCACCATGGCGGTGAGTGATACAACGGGCTTTGCCCATGAAACTGCTGAGAAATTTATGGGAGTTAAGGATGCGATTCAGAAAATTGCCGTTAGCTCGCAACAGATTGCTGCCAATGCTCAACAACAGGCCCGCGCCATTGAACAACTGACTGAAGCGATGACAGCTCTCGACCATGGGGCCAATGAAACCGCCAGTAGCATCAGCCAGACTCGGGCCGGGAGCCAACATCTCAATGATGCTGCGGTCTCCCTACAGAAAATGGTTTAG
- a CDS encoding glycoside hydrolase, producing the protein MSHPLYVAFIWHQHQPLYKSRAASTPDCEQYRLPWVRLHGTKDYLDLVLLLEQFPQLHQTVNLVPSLILQIEDYCSGKALDPYLKLLLTPLDQLSRDDQQFILERFFDANHHTLVDPHPRYRELYGQRQDQGMAWCLENWQLRDFGDLLAWHNLAWIDPLFWDDPEIATWLKQGQDFTLADRQRIFSKQKEILSRIVPQHRQMQESGQLEVMTTPYTHPILPLLADTNAGRVAVPQMELPQQRFQWPEDIPRHLHKAWKLYCDRFGQEPRGLWPSEQSVSPAILPHIARQGFQWICSDEAVLGWTKQHFFHRDGTGNVFEPELLYRPYRLKTEAGDVAIVFRDHRLSDLIGFTYGSMNPRAAAGDLVGHLEAIARSLTRNQEGTSLEKPWLVTIALDGENCWEYYQEDGKPFLEALYRTLSRQTGIKLVTVSEFLDRFPPTETLPTDKLHSGSWVDGSFTTWIGDPVKNKAWDLLTEARQVLANHPEATEEANPEAWEALYAAEGSDWFWWFGEGHSSDQDAMFDRLFREHLGALYSALGEPIPERVKQPLEVHERKGDMRPQSFIHPVIDGVGDEQDWERAGRIDVGGSRGTMHRATPVQRLWYGLDHLNFYLRLDFSQGLEPGQACPPELHLFWYYPHQTMHTSPVPLRDLPSQPPLNYRFASHLMVNLLSETFRMQHAAADNRWLPRNSRVKVAVNECLELAVPWADLPTEPDWNLHLIPVLADQGSFRELVIGEGFIPMTMP; encoded by the coding sequence ATGTCACACCCTCTTTATGTCGCCTTTATCTGGCATCAGCACCAACCCCTCTATAAAAGCCGTGCCGCCAGTACCCCCGATTGTGAACAGTACCGACTCCCCTGGGTGCGTTTGCATGGAACCAAGGACTATCTCGATTTAGTCTTACTCCTGGAGCAATTTCCTCAACTTCACCAAACGGTGAATCTCGTCCCCTCCCTGATTTTGCAGATTGAGGATTATTGTTCTGGCAAAGCCCTCGACCCCTACCTCAAGCTCTTACTCACGCCTCTGGACCAACTCAGCCGAGATGATCAGCAATTTATCCTAGAACGGTTTTTTGATGCCAATCACCATACCCTGGTAGACCCCCATCCCCGCTATCGAGAACTCTATGGCCAGCGACAGGACCAGGGGATGGCCTGGTGTCTGGAAAATTGGCAGCTCCGAGACTTCGGCGATTTACTGGCTTGGCATAACTTGGCTTGGATTGACCCCCTCTTTTGGGATGATCCGGAAATCGCAACTTGGTTAAAGCAAGGACAGGACTTTACCCTAGCCGATCGCCAGCGCATTTTTTCCAAACAAAAAGAGATTCTCAGCCGCATTGTCCCTCAACATCGCCAGATGCAGGAATCGGGGCAACTGGAGGTGATGACCACTCCCTACACTCACCCCATCTTGCCCCTGTTGGCTGATACCAATGCGGGCCGGGTGGCGGTTCCCCAGATGGAACTTCCCCAGCAACGCTTCCAATGGCCCGAAGATATCCCCCGCCATCTCCATAAAGCCTGGAAACTCTATTGCGATCGCTTTGGCCAAGAACCCCGTGGCCTCTGGCCCTCGGAACAGTCGGTGAGTCCGGCAATTCTACCCCATATCGCTCGTCAAGGCTTTCAATGGATTTGTTCTGATGAGGCGGTGTTGGGTTGGACGAAACAACATTTCTTCCACCGGGATGGAACGGGGAATGTCTTTGAACCGGAACTTCTCTATCGTCCCTATCGCCTGAAAACCGAGGCGGGGGATGTGGCGATTGTCTTCCGAGATCACCGTCTCTCGGACTTGATTGGCTTTACCTATGGTTCCATGAATCCTCGGGCGGCGGCCGGGGACTTGGTGGGACATTTGGAGGCGATCGCGCGATCGCTCACCCGCAATCAGGAGGGCACCAGTTTAGAAAAACCCTGGCTGGTCACCATTGCCCTCGATGGTGAGAACTGCTGGGAATACTATCAAGAGGATGGTAAACCCTTCTTGGAAGCCCTCTATCGCACCCTCAGCCGACAGACGGGCATCAAATTAGTCACCGTCTCGGAATTTCTCGATCGCTTCCCCCCGACGGAAACCCTCCCCACGGACAAACTCCATAGCGGTTCTTGGGTGGATGGAAGTTTTACTACCTGGATTGGTGACCCCGTCAAGAACAAGGCCTGGGACCTGCTCACGGAGGCCCGTCAGGTTTTGGCCAATCACCCCGAGGCTACGGAAGAGGCGAACCCTGAAGCTTGGGAAGCCCTTTATGCGGCGGAAGGCTCAGACTGGTTCTGGTGGTTTGGCGAAGGTCATTCCTCCGACCAAGATGCCATGTTCGATCGCCTCTTCCGGGAACATCTCGGGGCCTTATATAGTGCTTTGGGTGAACCGATTCCCGAGCGCGTCAAACAGCCTCTAGAGGTTCATGAACGCAAAGGAGATATGCGTCCCCAAAGCTTCATTCATCCAGTGATTGATGGGGTCGGGGATGAACAGGATTGGGAGCGTGCTGGACGCATTGACGTGGGCGGCTCCCGAGGAACCATGCACCGGGCGACTCCCGTGCAACGGTTATGGTACGGCTTGGATCACTTGAATTTCTATCTCAGATTGGATTTCAGCCAGGGATTGGAGCCGGGACAAGCCTGTCCCCCGGAACTGCATTTGTTCTGGTACTATCCCCACCAGACGATGCACACGAGTCCCGTTCCCCTAAGGGATTTGCCGAGCCAGCCCCCGCTCAACTACCGCTTTGCCAGCCATTTGATGGTGAATCTCCTCAGTGAAACCTTCCGAATGCAGCACGCGGCGGCTGATAATCGTTGGCTTCCCCGTAATAGTCGGGTCAAGGTGGCGGTGAATGAGTGTTTGGAGTTAGCGGTTCCTTGGGCTGATTTACCGACGGAACCGGATTGGAATTTACATTTAATCCCGGTTTTGGCGGACCAGGGGAGTTTCCGGGAGTTAGTGATTGGTGAGGGATTCATTCCGATGACGATGCCCTAG
- a CDS encoding DUF5682 family protein, translating to MPTRIFSIRHHGPGSAQNLQEALGAWQPQQLLIEGPPEAETVTDLARSLEPPVALLLYSYDQPQTSVYYPFTIFSPEWQALQYGLQVGIPIHWLDLPQTYQWVRDLPIASRGPAADPLQVLAQAAGEGDGDRWWEELIEQRPPSEEVFDAILEAMSALRDAVGISESDRPREAAMRQTLRRLQRESPQDRLAVICGAWHGPALSQMPPEAEDQAQLAQLQQHLPPSLPKVQATWIPWSYRQLATQQGYGAGMASPGWYHYLWESRHHPPEARTQGWLTQMAHCLREAGQPAPTGAIIEAVRLANSLAALRDRPQPGFRELQDAAQAVMLADHPIPLTQLAEGLLISDRLGWVPDDIPTTPLQQDLQQQARHLHLTLETELRILDLDLRRPRDNQRSQLFHRLLLLGIPWATLEGQPGLGTFRERWHLQWQPDLEPRLIQRCLWGSSLEVAASAYSQSESSKLDQLPLLAALLDRLFRANLPHAIQNIRDRLEAVAGQTQDLTEIADTLPPLVRIIRYGNLQETQGSVLQPICDRLILRCCLNFPNAARHLNPDAAGHLAQALLRVHGAIALLPNDSHRSRWLSCLQTLLNSPETAGLLSGISCRLLFDQQALDPDAVRHQLAWLLQSSHSLERVAYWLEGFLQGSGLLLIHDDRLLGLLDHWVRSLPEEEFLTLLPLLHRSFARFSPAERRQISQKLEQSVSPPTDPPNDPSAPSQPGLGDPNRSRQVLPVLGQLLGKPPSPSDPRASSSE from the coding sequence ATGCCGACCCGCATTTTTAGTATTCGCCATCATGGGCCCGGATCGGCCCAAAATCTACAAGAGGCTTTAGGGGCCTGGCAACCGCAACAGCTCCTCATTGAAGGCCCCCCTGAGGCTGAAACCGTCACTGACTTAGCCCGGAGTTTGGAGCCGCCGGTGGCCCTGCTTTTGTATAGTTATGACCAACCTCAAACCTCGGTTTATTATCCTTTCACTATCTTTAGTCCAGAATGGCAAGCCTTGCAATATGGGTTACAGGTTGGCATTCCCATTCATTGGCTGGATTTGCCTCAAACCTATCAATGGGTTCGAGACCTCCCCATAGCCAGCCGGGGCCCTGCGGCCGACCCACTTCAGGTGTTGGCTCAGGCGGCGGGAGAGGGGGATGGCGATCGCTGGTGGGAAGAACTCATCGAACAGCGTCCCCCTTCTGAGGAGGTCTTTGACGCCATCCTGGAGGCCATGAGTGCCCTACGGGATGCTGTGGGCATCTCTGAGAGCGATCGCCCCCGAGAAGCCGCCATGCGCCAGACCCTGCGACGGTTGCAACGGGAGTCTCCCCAAGACCGTCTAGCGGTCATTTGTGGGGCTTGGCATGGGCCGGCCCTGAGCCAAATGCCCCCCGAGGCAGAGGATCAGGCCCAACTCGCACAGCTACAGCAGCACCTCCCCCCATCTCTCCCCAAAGTTCAAGCCACCTGGATTCCCTGGAGTTATCGCCAACTGGCTACCCAGCAAGGATATGGCGCTGGCATGGCTTCCCCCGGTTGGTATCATTACCTCTGGGAATCTCGCCATCACCCCCCAGAGGCGCGAACTCAGGGCTGGCTAACCCAGATGGCCCATTGTTTACGGGAGGCCGGCCAACCCGCCCCCACGGGCGCCATTATCGAAGCCGTGCGCCTGGCCAACAGCTTGGCGGCCCTGCGCGATCGCCCGCAACCGGGATTTAGGGAACTGCAAGACGCGGCCCAGGCGGTGATGCTGGCCGATCACCCCATTCCCCTCACTCAGTTAGCCGAGGGTCTCCTCATCAGCGATCGCCTCGGCTGGGTTCCCGACGATATCCCCACCACCCCCCTACAGCAAGACCTACAACAGCAAGCCCGCCATCTGCACCTGACCCTTGAGACCGAGTTGAGAATCCTCGATTTAGACCTACGCCGGCCTCGGGATAACCAACGCTCCCAACTCTTTCACCGGCTACTACTCCTCGGCATTCCCTGGGCGACCTTAGAGGGACAACCCGGATTAGGCACTTTCCGAGAACGTTGGCATCTCCAATGGCAACCGGATTTAGAACCTCGTCTCATTCAACGCTGCCTTTGGGGCAGTAGCCTGGAGGTGGCCGCCAGTGCCTATAGCCAGTCAGAGAGCAGCAAACTCGACCAATTACCTCTGCTGGCCGCACTTTTGGATCGACTCTTCCGCGCCAACCTACCCCACGCCATTCAGAATATCCGCGATCGCCTAGAAGCCGTCGCCGGTCAGACTCAAGACCTGACAGAGATTGCCGACACCCTACCCCCATTGGTGAGGATTATCCGTTATGGCAACCTCCAGGAGACCCAGGGAAGCGTTCTCCAACCCATCTGCGATCGCCTCATCCTACGCTGTTGTCTCAACTTCCCCAACGCCGCCCGTCATCTCAACCCCGACGCCGCCGGCCATCTGGCCCAGGCACTGCTTAGAGTCCATGGGGCGATCGCCCTCCTCCCCAACGACTCCCACCGCTCCCGTTGGCTGAGCTGCCTTCAAACCCTCCTCAACAGCCCCGAGACCGCCGGCCTCCTCAGCGGTATCAGTTGCCGCCTCCTCTTTGACCAACAGGCCCTCGACCCCGATGCCGTCCGTCACCAGCTCGCCTGGCTTCTCCAATCGAGCCACTCCCTAGAACGAGTCGCCTATTGGCTCGAAGGCTTCCTCCAGGGCAGCGGCCTCTTACTCATCCACGACGATCGCCTCCTCGGCCTGCTCGACCATTGGGTGCGATCGCTCCCCGAAGAGGAGTTCCTAACCCTACTGCCCCTGCTGCACCGCAGCTTTGCCCGCTTCAGCCCCGCAGAACGCCGCCAAATCAGCCAGAAACTGGAACAATCGGTCTCCCCCCCCACCGACCCCCCTAACGACCCTTCTGCGCCCTCTCAACCCGGACTAGGAGACCCCAACCGCAGTCGTCAGGTTCTCCCAGTCCTGGGACAGCTTCTCGGCAAACCCCCATCTCCTTCTGACCCTAGGGCATCGTCATCGGAATGA